The proteins below come from a single Triticum aestivum cultivar Chinese Spring chromosome 5D, IWGSC CS RefSeq v2.1, whole genome shotgun sequence genomic window:
- the LOC123121247 gene encoding carotenoid 9,10(9',10')-cleavage dioxygenase isoform X2, which yields MEVNRPPHDCRRIRLCHYQKFRMLKATTSPPNALRPSRAYYRPAFSLSATTSSSSLTSNPKKSLIQELRRQLSSTIDDASQVLKNAPQKLLDAIVDSTFKFTHQALLPSESNFAPVDEIGGSIEILQIEGEIPKDFPEGVYIRNGSNPLFGALHSTVSVFGESSEIWVEGEGMLHALYFTKTGSASSWSVSYDNRYVQSETLKIEQDRQKPCFLPAIEGDSAAIIVAYILNYLRFGKVNKNITNTNVFEHAGRVYAVAESHQPQEICIQNLETGNTWDIGGEWDRPFTAHPKVAPGSGELVIFGSDAKKPFLVVGVVSDDGTKLKHKVDLKLNRSTLCHDIGVTLKYNIIIDIPLTIDIGRLTTGGQLIEFEKEGYARIGIMPRYGDAESVMWFDVEPFCMFHLINCFEEGDEVVVQGLRSADSVIPGPRLNKQEILPERSELKKDGKAMKQGINEKLFSRLFEWRLNLKTKTVSGEYLTGTECSLEFPMINNHYTGVRHSYGYAQIVDSLTRSASSSEKVLPKYGGFAKLCLEERENTETSAEDLIKMEIHRLSEDEFCSGASFVPRVGGSHEDDGWIISFVHNERTNTSQVHIIDTQKFEGAPVAKITLPQRVPYGFHGTFVHNNIHGHVNTRSEKKMDNLKFIY from the exons ATGGAGGTCAATCGTCCTCCTCATGATTGCAGGAGGATCAGGCTTTGTCACTATCAGAAATTCAGAATGCTGAAAGCTACTACCTCTCCTCCAAATGCCTTGAGGCCTTCCCGTGCCTACTACAGGCCTGCTTTCTCTCTCAGTGCAACAACTTCGTCCTCGTCTCTAACCTCCAACCCAAAG AAATCTTTGATCCAGGAGCTCCGAAGGCAGCTCTCTTCCACCATCGACGATGCCTCGCAGGTGCTGAAGAATGCGCCACAGAAGCTTCTGGATGCAATAGTTGACTCAACCTTCAAGTTTACTCATCAAGCTCTGCTCCCGTCTGAG AGCAACTTTGCGCCCGTCGATGAGATCGGTGGATCCATAGAGATACTCCAGATTGAAGGAGAGATACCCAAAGATTTCCCCGAGGGCGTGTACATCAGAAATG GCTCCAATCCTCTCTTTGGCGCCCTCCACTCGACTGTCTCCGTCTTCGGGGAGTCCAGTGAGATATGGGTTGAGGGCGAGGGCATGCTCCATGCCCTGTACTTCACCAAGACCGGTTCAGCTTCTTCTTGGTCAGTCTCCTACGACAATCGCTACGTGCAATCCGAAACATTGAAGATCGAACAAGACCGCCAGAAACCATGCTTCCTCCCTGCTATCGAGGGTGACTCGGCAGCCATCATCGTCGCCTACATTCTCAACTAT CTGAGGTTTGGCAAGGTGAATAAGAACATCACCAACACCAATGTGTTTGAACATGCGGGTAGGGTGTACGCTGTCGCAGAAAGCCATCAGCCCCAGGAAATCTGCATACAAAATCTTGAGACAGGCAATACCTGGGATATTGGTGGGGAGTGGGATCGGCCCTTCACAGCTCACCCAAAG GTAGCTCCTGGATCAGGAGAACTTGTCATCTTTGGCTCAGATGCAAAGAAGCCTTTCCTAGTTGTTGGTGTTGTCTCAG ATGATGGAACCAAACTAAAACATAAAGTTGACCTCAAGCTGAACAGATCTACACTTTGTCACGACATAGGAGTTACTCTGAA GTACAACATAATCATAGATATACCACTTACTATTGACATTGGTAGACTCACTACAGGCGGTCA GCTGATCGAATTTGAGAAGGAAGGTTATGCAAGAATTGGGATTATGCCCCGCTATGGTGACGCAGAGTCAGTTATGTGGTTCGATGTTGAACCATTCTGCATGTTCCATCTTATCAACTGCTTCGAAGAAGGTGATGAG gttgttgttcaaggcctccgttCGGCAGACTCCGTCATACCAGGGCCAAGATTAAACAAACAAGAAATACTCCCTGAAAGGTCCGAGCTTAAAAAAGATGGCAAGGCCATGAAACAAGGCATTAATGAGAAATTATTCTCTCGCTTGTTTGAATGGAGATTAAACCTGAAAACGAAGACTGTTTCAGGGGAATATTTGACTGGGACTGAGTGCTCCTTGGAATTCCCAATGATCAATAACCACTACACAGGCGTGCGTCATAGTTATGGCTACGCACAAATAGTGGATTCTTTAACAAGATCTGCTAGCAGTAGTGAAAAAG TACTACCAAAGTATGGGGGCTTTGCAAAACTATGCCTTGAGGAGAGAGAGAATACAGAG ACATCGGCAGAAGATCTAATAAAGATGGAAATTCATCGGCTTAGTGAAGATGAGTTCTGCTCTGGAGCATCATTTGTTCCAAGAGTTGGTGGCTCACATGAAGATGATGGATGGATAATATCTTTTGTACATAATGAAAGAACAAATACGTCACAG GTGCACATTATTGATACCCAAAAATTTGAAGGTGCTCCTGTTGCAAAAATAACATTGCCACAAAGAGTGCCCTATGGCTTTCATGGAACTTTTGTCCATAACAACATACACGGGCACGTGAATACCAGATCAGAAAAAAAAATGGACAACTTAAAGTTTATATATTGA
- the LOC123121247 gene encoding carotenoid 9,10(9',10')-cleavage dioxygenase isoform X1, which translates to MEVNRPPHDCRRIRLCHYQKFRMLKATTSPPNALRPSRAYYRPAFSLSATTSSSSLTSNPKKSLIQELRRQLSSTIDDASQVLKNAPQKLLDAIVDSTFKFTHQALLPSESNFAPVDEIGGSIEILQIEGEIPKDFPEGVYIRNGSNPLFGALHSTVSVFGESSEIWVEGEGMLHALYFTKTGSASSWSVSYDNRYVQSETLKIEQDRQKPCFLPAIEGDSAAIIVAYILNYLRFGKVNKNITNTNVFEHAGRVYAVAESHQPQEICIQNLETGNTWDIGGEWDRPFTAHPKVAPGSGELVIFGSDAKKPFLVVGVVSDDGTKLKHKVDLKLNRSTLCHDIGVTLKYNIIIDIPLTIDIGRLTTGGQLIEFEKEGYARIGIMPRYGDAESVMWFDVEPFCMFHLINCFEEGDEVVVQGLRSADSVIPGPRLNKQEILPERSELKKDGKAMKQGINEKLFSRLFEWRLNLKTKTVSGEYLTGTECSLEFPMINNHYTGVRHSYGYAQIVDSLTRSASSSEKVLPKYGGFAKLCLEERENTEVCINQLRASVQLLFNQDFLTQIQAVHQTSAEDLIKMEIHRLSEDEFCSGASFVPRVGGSHEDDGWIISFVHNERTNTSQVHIIDTQKFEGAPVAKITLPQRVPYGFHGTFVHNNIHGHVNTRSEKKMDNLKFIY; encoded by the exons ATGGAGGTCAATCGTCCTCCTCATGATTGCAGGAGGATCAGGCTTTGTCACTATCAGAAATTCAGAATGCTGAAAGCTACTACCTCTCCTCCAAATGCCTTGAGGCCTTCCCGTGCCTACTACAGGCCTGCTTTCTCTCTCAGTGCAACAACTTCGTCCTCGTCTCTAACCTCCAACCCAAAG AAATCTTTGATCCAGGAGCTCCGAAGGCAGCTCTCTTCCACCATCGACGATGCCTCGCAGGTGCTGAAGAATGCGCCACAGAAGCTTCTGGATGCAATAGTTGACTCAACCTTCAAGTTTACTCATCAAGCTCTGCTCCCGTCTGAG AGCAACTTTGCGCCCGTCGATGAGATCGGTGGATCCATAGAGATACTCCAGATTGAAGGAGAGATACCCAAAGATTTCCCCGAGGGCGTGTACATCAGAAATG GCTCCAATCCTCTCTTTGGCGCCCTCCACTCGACTGTCTCCGTCTTCGGGGAGTCCAGTGAGATATGGGTTGAGGGCGAGGGCATGCTCCATGCCCTGTACTTCACCAAGACCGGTTCAGCTTCTTCTTGGTCAGTCTCCTACGACAATCGCTACGTGCAATCCGAAACATTGAAGATCGAACAAGACCGCCAGAAACCATGCTTCCTCCCTGCTATCGAGGGTGACTCGGCAGCCATCATCGTCGCCTACATTCTCAACTAT CTGAGGTTTGGCAAGGTGAATAAGAACATCACCAACACCAATGTGTTTGAACATGCGGGTAGGGTGTACGCTGTCGCAGAAAGCCATCAGCCCCAGGAAATCTGCATACAAAATCTTGAGACAGGCAATACCTGGGATATTGGTGGGGAGTGGGATCGGCCCTTCACAGCTCACCCAAAG GTAGCTCCTGGATCAGGAGAACTTGTCATCTTTGGCTCAGATGCAAAGAAGCCTTTCCTAGTTGTTGGTGTTGTCTCAG ATGATGGAACCAAACTAAAACATAAAGTTGACCTCAAGCTGAACAGATCTACACTTTGTCACGACATAGGAGTTACTCTGAA GTACAACATAATCATAGATATACCACTTACTATTGACATTGGTAGACTCACTACAGGCGGTCA GCTGATCGAATTTGAGAAGGAAGGTTATGCAAGAATTGGGATTATGCCCCGCTATGGTGACGCAGAGTCAGTTATGTGGTTCGATGTTGAACCATTCTGCATGTTCCATCTTATCAACTGCTTCGAAGAAGGTGATGAG gttgttgttcaaggcctccgttCGGCAGACTCCGTCATACCAGGGCCAAGATTAAACAAACAAGAAATACTCCCTGAAAGGTCCGAGCTTAAAAAAGATGGCAAGGCCATGAAACAAGGCATTAATGAGAAATTATTCTCTCGCTTGTTTGAATGGAGATTAAACCTGAAAACGAAGACTGTTTCAGGGGAATATTTGACTGGGACTGAGTGCTCCTTGGAATTCCCAATGATCAATAACCACTACACAGGCGTGCGTCATAGTTATGGCTACGCACAAATAGTGGATTCTTTAACAAGATCTGCTAGCAGTAGTGAAAAAG TACTACCAAAGTATGGGGGCTTTGCAAAACTATGCCTTGAGGAGAGAGAGAATACAGAGGTATGTATAAATCAGCTCCGTGCATCAGTTCAGCTACTATTTAACCAAGATTTCCTCACTCAAATTCAAGCTGTACACCAGACATCGGCAGAAGATCTAATAAAGATGGAAATTCATCGGCTTAGTGAAGATGAGTTCTGCTCTGGAGCATCATTTGTTCCAAGAGTTGGTGGCTCACATGAAGATGATGGATGGATAATATCTTTTGTACATAATGAAAGAACAAATACGTCACAG GTGCACATTATTGATACCCAAAAATTTGAAGGTGCTCCTGTTGCAAAAATAACATTGCCACAAAGAGTGCCCTATGGCTTTCATGGAACTTTTGTCCATAACAACATACACGGGCACGTGAATACCAGATCAGAAAAAAAAATGGACAACTTAAAGTTTATATATTGA